One window of Chamaesiphon minutus PCC 6605 genomic DNA carries:
- the lptC gene encoding LPS export ABC transporter periplasmic protein LptC — translation MKVYRWVGIVVAIAILGIGGCRQPKKPQPSPKPSAIEAKLELEGLRFEQVNKQGQPLWKVRAERGVYAPDRKTAKVTNLDGDLYQDGRVVLRIAAKTGEVEQEGEKIVLRGDVVAKEIRNQLTIVGQTVEWQPKADLLVIRDRVQANQPKFQANANEGRYFSRKQQLDLSGKITALASDPRLAMQTERITWLVKEQKVIGDRATQIQRYRENTITAKVSTNSFSTELDRQIINLQGKVKLDATSPLIRVDGESFAWNLDRETIVADRPLTIRHPPEALTFNASSGTLDLKGSVAVLAGNATGVSTRNQAKLRADRLIWEIASQQLTGTGNVVYQQVDPAIKFTGTRGVGKLQDRSIVVSSDGKQRVQTEFIPQ, via the coding sequence ATGAAAGTATATCGCTGGGTAGGTATTGTGGTGGCGATCGCCATATTGGGGATCGGTGGTTGTCGTCAGCCAAAAAAGCCGCAACCCAGTCCGAAACCATCAGCAATCGAAGCTAAATTAGAGCTAGAAGGACTGAGGTTCGAGCAAGTAAATAAACAAGGTCAACCCTTGTGGAAAGTCCGTGCCGAACGCGGAGTATATGCTCCCGATCGCAAAACTGCCAAAGTAACTAATCTAGATGGCGATCTGTACCAAGATGGGCGAGTCGTTTTACGGATCGCCGCCAAAACTGGAGAAGTCGAGCAAGAAGGCGAAAAAATTGTCCTCCGAGGTGATGTAGTCGCCAAAGAAATCCGCAATCAATTGACGATCGTCGGTCAAACGGTAGAATGGCAACCAAAAGCAGATTTGCTCGTCATTCGCGATCGCGTCCAAGCAAATCAGCCCAAATTTCAAGCTAACGCCAATGAAGGTAGATACTTCAGCCGCAAACAACAGCTCGATCTCTCTGGCAAAATTACCGCACTGGCTAGCGATCCCCGCTTGGCCATGCAGACCGAACGTATCACCTGGCTAGTTAAAGAGCAGAAAGTTATCGGAGATCGCGCTACGCAAATTCAACGCTATCGAGAAAATACTATTACTGCCAAAGTCTCGACTAATAGCTTCTCCACCGAACTCGATCGCCAAATTATCAATTTACAAGGTAAGGTAAAATTGGATGCCACCAGTCCGTTAATTCGGGTCGATGGTGAATCCTTTGCCTGGAATCTCGATCGAGAAACAATCGTTGCCGATCGACCATTGACGATCCGGCATCCGCCAGAAGCCTTGACCTTTAATGCCAGCAGCGGCACGCTCGATCTCAAAGGCTCGGTCGCTGTCCTCGCAGGCAATGCGACTGGTGTATCCACCCGCAACCAAGCCAAACTTCGTGCCGATCGATTAATCTGGGAAATAGCTTCACAACAGCTTACCGGAACTGGTAATGTAGTATATCAACAAGTCGATCCAGCGATTAAATTCACTGGTACTCGTGGTGTTGGCAAATTGCAAGACCGCTCGATTGTCGTTAGCAGCGACGGCAAACAACGCGTTCAGACAGAATTTATTCCTCAATAA
- a CDS encoding NYN domain-containing protein: MMNSFNHDENSIFSAQQVLENRGRVAIFVDGSNLFYAALQLNIEIDYTKLLARLTGGSRLLRSFFYTGVDRTNEKQQGFLLWMRRNGYRVIAKDLVQLPDGSKKANLDVEIAVDMMALVGSYDTAVLVSGDGDLAYAVDAVSYRGVRVEVVSLRSMTSDSLINVSDRYIDLENVKEEIQKTPRGNNMLSVTPDIWT; encoded by the coding sequence ATGATGAATAGTTTCAATCATGATGAAAATTCGATATTTTCAGCACAGCAAGTATTAGAAAATCGTGGGAGAGTCGCCATCTTTGTCGATGGTTCTAATTTATTTTATGCCGCGCTACAACTCAATATTGAAATCGATTATACCAAATTACTAGCTCGGCTCACTGGTGGTTCGCGACTATTGCGCTCTTTTTTCTACACCGGAGTCGATCGGACTAATGAAAAACAACAAGGTTTTTTGCTGTGGATGAGGCGCAATGGTTATCGAGTCATCGCCAAGGATTTGGTGCAGTTACCAGATGGCTCGAAAAAAGCAAACCTGGATGTAGAAATTGCCGTCGATATGATGGCTTTAGTCGGCTCTTATGACACCGCAGTTTTGGTCAGCGGCGATGGCGATTTAGCTTATGCTGTCGATGCTGTCAGTTATCGTGGCGTGCGGGTGGAAGTCGTCAGTCTGCGCTCGATGACTAGTGATAGTCTGATCAATGTTTCCGATCGCTATATCGATCTGGAAAACGTCAAAGAAGAAATCCAAAAAACTCCCCGTGGTAACAATATGCTCTCGGTCACGCCCGATATTTGGACTTAA